In Thunnus maccoyii chromosome 11, fThuMac1.1, whole genome shotgun sequence, one genomic interval encodes:
- the lypd6 gene encoding ly6/PLAUR domain-containing protein 6, with protein MEHWPTVAWVLVLTVILDLLKAVHTRDFTEQDIIYLHPSTTPFPGGFKCFTCEDSQDNFECNRWAPDVYCPFEAKYCYTRHTIDVEGDSISVTKRCVALEDCLSAGCTEMDHEGNKVCIACCEGNICNLPVPWNETDAILTTTSPLSNTVGLLQSYALTFSLIIGSFIVSSGV; from the exons ATGGAGCACTGGCCTACAGTGGCCTGGGTCCTGGTGCTGACCGTCATCCTGGATCTTCTGAAAGCCGTCCACACCAGAGACTTTACTGAACAAGATATCATCTACCTCCACCCCTCAA ccaCTCCATTTCCTGGTGGATTCAAGTGTTTTACCTGTGAAGATTCACAAGATAACTTTGAGTGTAATCGCTGGGCACCGGACGTGTACTGCCCATTTG agGCCAAATACTGCTACACACGCCACACAATAGATGTGGAGGGAGACAGTATATCTGTGACTAAACGCTGTGTGGCCCTGGAGGACTGTCTTTCGGCAGGATGCACTGAAATGGATCATGAAGGAAACAAG GTTTGCATAGCCTGCtgtgagggaaatatctgtaaCCTACCAGTGCCATGGAATGAAACAGATGCCATCTTAACCACCACCTCACCACTCAGCAACACTGTTGGACTTTTACAAAGCTACGCactgactttttctctcatcattgGTTCCTTCATTGTCTCAAGTGGCGTTTGA